A genomic stretch from Hemitrygon akajei chromosome 10, sHemAka1.3, whole genome shotgun sequence includes:
- the LOC140734504 gene encoding interferon-inducible GTPase 5-like isoform X1 → MGGSSSSEQVAETETLSCFTQEELSKLKSDFETGGVGKVKSLLEKKIAELNKTELNIAVTGESGAGKSTFINAMRGLRSDDPGAAEVGFTETTMEPAKYSHPTLPNVRYWDLPGIGSIQFPAAKYLTKMKFERYDFFIIITAVQFKENDVKLAKEITRLGKKFYFVCSEIDIDLVNMRKVEKAINDKEGLEKIRNLCVSNLAGAGFPDSSVFLISGKEPKHFDFFQLNERLEDDLNNVKKSIFVLALPNLSVEIVQKKSKILRNCIWMFATLSGGLGTIPVPGVSLACDIVILIGAIVCFQKYLGLDDASFQRLAKRAGKPVEELKEAVKSPLLGEITIDAIMKLGWVATAAAISAVEFALHHVPVIGSIFGAGSSFLMTYKILSDALKELTESAERMVKFVSKTD, encoded by the coding sequence TGAACAGgtggcagagactgagaccctgtCATGCTTCACACAGGAAGAGCTGAGCAAACTAAAGTCTGATTTTGAAACAGGTGGGGTGGGAAAAGTTAAATCACTGTTAGAGAAGAAGATAGCTGAACTGAACAAAACAGAGCTTAACATCGCAGTGACGGGTGAATCAGGTGCAGGAAAATCCACCTTCATCAATGCCATGAGAGGACTTCGGAGCGATGATCCGGGAGCAGCTGAAGTTGGGTTCACAGAAACAACAATGGAGCCAGCCAAGTACTCACATCCCACTCTGCCCAATGTTCGCTATTGGGACCTGCCGGGAATCGGATCTATACAATTTCCAGCAGCTAAGTATCTCACAAAAATGAAATTTGAAAGATATGATTTCTTTATCATAATCACCGCTGTTCAATTCAAAGAAAATGATGTAAAACTTGCCAAAGAGATTACACGGTTGGGGAAAAAGTTCTATTTTGTCTGCTCTGAGATTGACATTGATCTTGTCAACATGAGGAAAGTAGAGAAGGCTATTAATGATAAAGAAGGGCTGGAAAAGATTCGGAATCTTTGTGTCAGTAATTTGGCAGGGGCAGGGTTTCCAGATTCATCTGTGTTCCTCATATCTGGTAAAGAGCCAAAACATTTTGATTTCTTTCAGTTAAATGAAAGACTTGAAGATGATTTAAATAATGTAAAGAAAAGTATCTTTGTCCTGGCCCTTCCAAATCTAAGTGTGGAGATAGTGCAGAAGAAATCTAAGATTCTGAGAAATTGTATCTGGATGTTTGCAACACTCTCTGGTGGATTGGGAACCATCCCAGTTCCCGGTGTCTCTCTCGCTTGTGATATCGTTATATTGATTGGAGCCATTGTCTGCTTCCAAAAATACCTGGGGCTGGATGATGCCTCTTTTCAAAGATTGGCCAAGAGAGCAGGAAAACCTGTGGAAGAGCTGAAGGAGGCAGTAAAAAGTCCACTGCTGGGGGAAATAACCATAGATGCAATTATGAAGTTAGGTTGGGTTGCTACTGCTGCTGCCATTTCAGCCGTGGAATTTGCTCTCCACCATGTCCCTGTCATTGGCTCCATTTTTGGAGCAGGCTCATCATTTCTCATGACTTACAAGATACTGAGTGATGCACTGAAGGAACTTACAGAGAGTGCAGAGAGAATGGTGAAATTTGTCTCTAAAACTGATTAA
- the LOC140734504 gene encoding interferon-inducible GTPase 5-like isoform X2 — MRGLRSDDPGAAEVGFTETTMEPAKYSHPTLPNVRYWDLPGIGSIQFPAAKYLTKMKFERYDFFIIITAVQFKENDVKLAKEITRLGKKFYFVCSEIDIDLVNMRKVEKAINDKEGLEKIRNLCVSNLAGAGFPDSSVFLISGKEPKHFDFFQLNERLEDDLNNVKKSIFVLALPNLSVEIVQKKSKILRNCIWMFATLSGGLGTIPVPGVSLACDIVILIGAIVCFQKYLGLDDASFQRLAKRAGKPVEELKEAVKSPLLGEITIDAIMKLGWVATAAAISAVEFALHHVPVIGSIFGAGSSFLMTYKILSDALKELTESAERMVKFVSKTD; from the coding sequence ATGAGAGGACTTCGGAGCGATGATCCGGGAGCAGCTGAAGTTGGGTTCACAGAAACAACAATGGAGCCAGCCAAGTACTCACATCCCACTCTGCCCAATGTTCGCTATTGGGACCTGCCGGGAATCGGATCTATACAATTTCCAGCAGCTAAGTATCTCACAAAAATGAAATTTGAAAGATATGATTTCTTTATCATAATCACCGCTGTTCAATTCAAAGAAAATGATGTAAAACTTGCCAAAGAGATTACACGGTTGGGGAAAAAGTTCTATTTTGTCTGCTCTGAGATTGACATTGATCTTGTCAACATGAGGAAAGTAGAGAAGGCTATTAATGATAAAGAAGGGCTGGAAAAGATTCGGAATCTTTGTGTCAGTAATTTGGCAGGGGCAGGGTTTCCAGATTCATCTGTGTTCCTCATATCTGGTAAAGAGCCAAAACATTTTGATTTCTTTCAGTTAAATGAAAGACTTGAAGATGATTTAAATAATGTAAAGAAAAGTATCTTTGTCCTGGCCCTTCCAAATCTAAGTGTGGAGATAGTGCAGAAGAAATCTAAGATTCTGAGAAATTGTATCTGGATGTTTGCAACACTCTCTGGTGGATTGGGAACCATCCCAGTTCCCGGTGTCTCTCTCGCTTGTGATATCGTTATATTGATTGGAGCCATTGTCTGCTTCCAAAAATACCTGGGGCTGGATGATGCCTCTTTTCAAAGATTGGCCAAGAGAGCAGGAAAACCTGTGGAAGAGCTGAAGGAGGCAGTAAAAAGTCCACTGCTGGGGGAAATAACCATAGATGCAATTATGAAGTTAGGTTGGGTTGCTACTGCTGCTGCCATTTCAGCCGTGGAATTTGCTCTCCACCATGTCCCTGTCATTGGCTCCATTTTTGGAGCAGGCTCATCATTTCTCATGACTTACAAGATACTGAGTGATGCACTGAAGGAACTTACAGAGAGTGCAGAGAGAATGGTGAAATTTGTCTCTAAAACTGATTAA